A section of the Deltaproteobacteria bacterium genome encodes:
- a CDS encoding dihydroorotate dehydrogenase produces the protein MKSKNVTPDLSVNIGGIVMKNPVMTASGTSGYGEEIAEIYDLSKLGALTVKGLSIGPQEGNPPPRVCETPAGMLNAIGLQNIGVRAFIDRKLPRLRTLDVAVIANIYGHRAEDYAEVARLLTESGGVDGIELNISCPNVRKGGMAFGTDPSATKEVVGLVRGTTHLPLIVKLSPNVTDITEFARIAEGEGADVLSLINTLLGMAIDVKTRRPRLANVTGGLSGPAILPVALRMVYQVAQVVKVPVIGMGGIMNPSDAIAFLLAGASAVALGTANFVDPMAPVRIVEGIREYMRDEGFAVIADLVGAMEKDA, from the coding sequence ATGAAATCGAAGAACGTCACACCGGATCTGTCGGTCAATATCGGCGGGATTGTGATGAAGAACCCCGTGATGACGGCATCGGGGACGTCCGGCTACGGTGAAGAGATCGCCGAGATCTACGACCTGTCGAAGCTGGGCGCGTTGACCGTCAAGGGCCTTTCCATCGGTCCGCAGGAGGGCAATCCCCCGCCGAGGGTCTGCGAAACTCCGGCCGGCATGCTCAATGCCATCGGGCTCCAGAATATCGGCGTCCGTGCTTTCATTGACCGGAAACTCCCGCGTTTGCGTACACTCGATGTGGCGGTTATCGCCAACATCTACGGCCATCGGGCGGAAGACTATGCCGAGGTGGCCCGTCTGCTTACCGAGTCCGGAGGGGTCGACGGTATCGAGTTGAACATCTCCTGTCCCAACGTCCGGAAAGGGGGGATGGCCTTCGGGACTGATCCTTCCGCGACGAAAGAGGTCGTCGGCCTGGTGCGCGGGACCACGCATCTGCCTTTGATCGTCAAGCTTTCTCCGAACGTGACGGACATTACGGAGTTCGCTCGCATCGCCGAAGGGGAGGGGGCCGATGTTCTCTCTCTCATCAACACGCTGCTCGGAATGGCGATTGACGTGAAGACCCGCCGGCCCAGGCTGGCCAACGTGACGGGAGGTCTCTCCGGTCCGGCCATCCTGCCCGTTGCCTTGCGGATGGTCTATCAGGTGGCGCAGGTCGTGAAGGTACCGGTCATCGGTATGGGGGGGATCATGAATCCTTCGGACGCGATTGCTTTTCTTCTTGCCGGCGCCTCCGCCGTTGCCCTGGGGACCGCGAACTTCGTGGATCCCATGGCCCCGGTCCGTATCGTGGAAGGGATCAGGGAATACATGCGCGATGAAGGGTTTGCTGTGATTGCGGATCTTGTGGGCGCAATGGAGAAGGATGCCTGA
- a CDS encoding potassium transporter Kup, with product MNKNNSSELIRRPVGSIIAALGIVYGDIGTSPLYAMRECFRRKDGIPVNAVNVLGILSLIFWSLVLVISLKYLLFVMKADNKGEGGILALTTLVVKIRRINPVLFLVLGTLGLFGAALLYGDGMITPAISVLSAIEGLNAATPLLKPFVVPIAIFILIVLFSFQHHGTSGIGSVFGPVMLLWFAVMGFMGLAAILHHPGVMAALNPVYAVEVMSHNGLRAFLVLGTVFLVVTGGEALYADMGHFGKGPIQAGWFAIVFPSLLLNYFGQGALLIGDPGAVDNLFYRLAPAWALYPLILLATAATVIASQAVISGAFSLTRQAVQLGYFPRLAVLHTSTEQIGQIYVPFINWILMAGTVCLVIGFRHSGNLAAAYGIAVSATMVITTILMFFVARRRWKWRLFAVLPACSVLLCIDAAFFSSNITKVTSGGWVPLLVAAAVFSVMITWRQGRKILKRKLDAVTIPLKDFLEEVSSRRITRVPGTAAFLTGNPVGTPTALVSNFMHNKILHERILILHVTTEEIPYVSPSERLSVRELGNGFFRVTLHYGFSEHPDIPRALGKIDFGTENFSVEDTIFFLGRENLLVTKDETMPVWRKHLFVYLSRSARDATKYFRISPEQVFELGIQMKL from the coding sequence ATGAATAAAAACAACTCCTCTGAATTGATACGAAGACCTGTCGGCTCAATTATCGCGGCGCTCGGCATTGTCTATGGCGACATCGGAACGAGTCCGCTTTATGCCATGAGAGAATGCTTCCGGCGGAAAGATGGAATTCCCGTCAATGCCGTGAATGTACTGGGGATCCTCTCCCTGATCTTCTGGTCTCTTGTCCTGGTGATTTCGCTCAAATATCTTCTTTTTGTCATGAAGGCCGACAACAAAGGGGAGGGCGGCATCCTGGCATTGACAACCCTTGTTGTAAAGATACGCAGGATCAACCCGGTACTGTTTCTGGTCCTTGGAACGCTGGGCCTGTTCGGTGCGGCCCTGCTTTACGGCGACGGCATGATCACCCCTGCCATCTCGGTCTTGAGCGCGATTGAAGGGCTGAATGCGGCGACTCCGCTCCTGAAGCCTTTTGTGGTTCCCATCGCAATTTTCATTCTGATCGTGCTTTTTTCATTTCAGCACCATGGCACTTCCGGTATCGGTTCCGTCTTCGGACCGGTCATGCTCCTCTGGTTTGCAGTGATGGGGTTTATGGGCCTGGCGGCGATTCTGCATCATCCCGGGGTGATGGCGGCTCTGAATCCCGTCTACGCCGTGGAAGTCATGTCCCATAACGGATTAAGAGCATTTCTGGTACTGGGAACGGTTTTCCTCGTCGTGACCGGAGGGGAGGCGTTGTATGCGGATATGGGGCACTTCGGCAAAGGCCCGATTCAGGCCGGTTGGTTTGCAATCGTTTTTCCTTCACTGCTCCTGAACTACTTCGGTCAGGGAGCCCTGCTGATCGGAGACCCCGGTGCCGTGGACAACCTGTTTTACAGACTCGCACCTGCATGGGCACTGTATCCCCTGATCCTGCTTGCGACGGCCGCCACGGTGATTGCCTCTCAGGCGGTGATCTCCGGCGCCTTTTCCCTGACACGTCAGGCGGTTCAGTTGGGGTACTTTCCGCGCCTGGCGGTCCTGCATACATCCACGGAACAGATCGGACAGATTTATGTGCCCTTCATCAACTGGATCCTGATGGCCGGCACCGTCTGCCTGGTGATCGGGTTTCGTCATTCAGGTAATCTGGCCGCGGCATACGGGATCGCCGTGTCGGCGACCATGGTCATTACGACGATCCTCATGTTCTTTGTCGCCCGCCGCCGCTGGAAATGGAGGCTCTTTGCCGTACTTCCGGCATGTTCCGTTCTTCTTTGCATTGATGCGGCCTTTTTCAGTTCGAACATCACCAAGGTAACCTCCGGAGGCTGGGTGCCCCTGCTGGTCGCTGCAGCGGTTTTTTCCGTCATGATTACCTGGAGACAGGGGCGCAAGATACTCAAACGCAAACTCGATGCCGTCACGATCCCCCTGAAGGACTTTCTTGAAGAAGTCTCAAGCCGTAGGATCACCCGTGTCCCGGGGACGGCGGCCTTTCTCACCGGAAACCCGGTCGGTACGCCGACGGCGTTGGTCAGCAACTTCATGCATAACAAAATCCTCCACGAAAGGATATTGATTCTCCATGTGACGACCGAAGAGATTCCCTACGTTTCGCCGTCGGAACGCCTGTCCGTCCGGGAACTTGGAAACGGATTCTTCCGCGTGACTTTACACTACGGTTTCAGTGAACATCCCGATATACCGAGGGCGCTTGGAAAGATTGATTTCGGCACGGAAAATTTCAGCGTGGAAGATACGATCTTTTTCCTGGGGCGTGAAAACCTGCTGGTCACGAAAGATGAAACCATGCCCGTCTGGCGGAAACACCTCTTCGTTTATCTCTCCCGTTCGGCAAGGGATGCGACAAAGTATTTCCGGATTTCACCGGAGCAGGTATTCGAACTGGGGATACAGATGAAATTGTGA
- a CDS encoding dihydroorotate dehydrogenase electron transfer subunit, translating to MSRLLIRNLSSELIKNEEVALGIRRLTLSLDGDLYSCAPGRFVMVRASSSLDPLLGRAFSVHDYAAQRLSILYRVAGRGTEWISRRKPGERLNLTGPLGTGFDVTSPVRKAVLIAGGVGVAPFRFLARTLRDRGVKVILFYGARTAAELVPLDEFAASGMTVLTATDDGSLGEPGTVTELFREHLRKTSPSESVKVYACGPRPMLLEVARMTRGAGIDCEVSLESVMACGLGTCMGCVIRTTGGYRRVCREGPVFDAGELLLHDIR from the coding sequence ATGTCCCGGCTCCTGATCCGGAACCTGAGTTCCGAGCTTATTAAAAATGAGGAGGTTGCTCTTGGTATTCGTCGGCTGACCCTCTCTCTTGATGGGGATCTTTATTCCTGCGCTCCCGGACGCTTTGTCATGGTTCGGGCCTCCTCGTCCCTCGATCCTCTTCTCGGCCGGGCCTTTTCGGTCCATGATTATGCGGCGCAACGTTTAAGTATTCTCTATCGTGTGGCCGGGCGCGGCACGGAATGGATTTCAAGACGGAAACCGGGTGAGCGGTTGAATCTGACCGGCCCTCTCGGTACCGGATTCGACGTGACCTCTCCCGTACGCAAGGCGGTACTGATCGCCGGCGGCGTCGGGGTCGCTCCCTTCCGGTTCCTGGCCCGGACATTACGGGATCGCGGGGTGAAGGTAATCCTCTTCTACGGCGCCCGGACGGCGGCTGAGCTGGTCCCCCTGGACGAATTTGCCGCGTCGGGCATGACCGTACTGACGGCGACCGATGACGGAAGTCTCGGAGAACCGGGGACCGTGACGGAACTCTTTCGGGAACATTTACGCAAGACATCGCCTTCCGAATCCGTGAAGGTCTATGCCTGTGGTCCCCGCCCCATGCTCCTGGAAGTCGCCCGAATGACCCGCGGCGCCGGAATCGACTGTGAGGTTTCCCTTGAGTCTGTGATGGCATGCGGGCTGGGGACCTGTATGGGGTGTGTGATAAGGACAACCGGCGGTTACCGGCGGGTCTGCCGTGAAGGGCCGGTCTTTGATGCCGGAGAGCTTCTGCTGCACGACATCCGATGA
- the greA gene encoding transcription elongation factor GreA: MNTKVPMTPEGHKQLQMQLKNLKTVERPKNVRDIAEARAHGDLSENAEYHAAKERQGFIEGKIAELNSKLARAEVIDPAKIKTDRVSFGLQVTLVNLATEEEVTYQIVGEDEADIKSGKISVFSPVARAMIGKEVGDEIEVRAPGGIIGYEILDIQCPGS; the protein is encoded by the coding sequence ATGAACACGAAGGTTCCCATGACCCCCGAGGGGCATAAACAACTGCAAATGCAATTGAAAAATCTCAAAACCGTGGAACGTCCGAAGAATGTCCGTGATATCGCCGAGGCACGTGCTCATGGTGACCTGAGTGAGAATGCGGAGTACCATGCGGCAAAGGAGCGGCAGGGTTTCATCGAAGGGAAGATCGCCGAGCTGAATTCCAAACTCGCGCGGGCCGAGGTGATTGATCCTGCGAAGATCAAGACGGACCGGGTCAGCTTCGGCCTGCAAGTGACGCTGGTCAATCTGGCCACGGAAGAAGAAGTGACCTACCAAATCGTCGGGGAAGACGAAGCCGACATCAAGTCCGGTAAAATCTCGGTCTTTTCGCCGGTCGCGCGTGCCATGATCGGCAAGGAGGTCGGAGACGAGATTGAGGTGCGGGCGCCCGGCGGTATTATCGGTTATGAAATACTGGATATCCAATGTCCCGGCTCCTGA
- the carB gene encoding carbamoyl-phosphate synthase large subunit, translating to MPKRDDIHKILLIGSGPIVIGQACEFDYSGTQACKALKEEGYEVVLVNSNPATIMTDPDFADRTYIEPITAQVVKMIIEAERPDALLPTMGGQTALNLAMELAEAGVLDHYGVQLIGANIEAIRKAEDRDEFRKAMTRIGLSLPESAYVNGMEQAREVVAQIGFPNIIRPSFTLGGTGGNIAYNMEEYLSYVEWGLDASPIGQILVEESVLGWKEFELEVMRDRKDNVVMICSIENFDPMGVHTGDSITVAPAQTLTDKEYQIMRDAGIAVIREIGVDTGGSNVQFAVNPEDGRLVIIEMNPRVSRSSALASKATGFPIAKIAAKLAVGYTLDEIQNDITRETPASFEPVLDYCVVKFPRFTFEKFPQADSTLTTQMKSVGEAMAIGRTFKEAMQKAIYSMEIDSDGFESWNADADKMRETLRVPCAERLWAVGQALREGMAIEEIHELTKIDPWFLDNLKEMIAFEDEIRNAAALKDLLREAKEYGFSDRRLALLRGMPEGEVRALRRSLGIVPTFKTVDTCAAEFTAYTPYFYSTYESECEAVPTDRKKIMILGGGPNRIGQGIEFDYCCVHASFALQEIGYETIMVNCNPETVSTDYDTSDRLYFEPLTLEHVLEIVRVEKPDGVIVQYGGQTPLKLSVPLEQEGVPIIGTSPDAIDRAEDRERFQRLLQTLGLQQPQNGTACSLEDARSIAEIIGYPVVVRPSYVLGGRAMMIVNNEKELRNYMASAVQASSKHPVLIDKFVMDAIEIDVDAVSDGKDVVIGGIMEHIEEAGVHSGDSACSLPPYSLDKGLLDEIRRQTVALARELHVVGLMNIQFAVQGGRIFVLEVNPRASRTIPFVSKAIGVPLAKLGAKVMAGMTLSELGFTEEKKIDYVCVKEAVFPFLKFPGVDTLLSPEMKSTGEVMGIDRRFGNAFAKAQIGSGTYLPHEGNIFISVRDRDKEPLLRTARKLIRLGFMIIATRGTAQYLQGHGIPSEVVNKVKEGRPHIVDRIKNREIALVINTPTGTAAAKLDSFSIRRTALTYGVPYFTTVAGAREAVNGIEAILENEMHVLPIQDYHNI from the coding sequence TTGCCGAAACGAGACGATATTCATAAGATTCTGCTGATCGGGTCCGGACCGATTGTTATCGGCCAGGCCTGTGAGTTCGATTATTCCGGAACACAGGCCTGCAAGGCCCTCAAAGAAGAGGGCTATGAGGTGGTCCTCGTGAACAGCAACCCGGCGACGATCATGACCGACCCCGATTTTGCCGACCGGACCTATATCGAACCGATCACGGCGCAGGTCGTCAAAATGATCATCGAGGCGGAACGGCCCGATGCGCTCCTTCCGACCATGGGAGGGCAGACGGCACTGAACCTGGCGATGGAACTGGCAGAGGCGGGGGTCCTCGATCACTACGGGGTGCAGTTGATCGGTGCGAACATCGAGGCGATCCGCAAGGCCGAAGACCGCGACGAGTTCCGGAAGGCCATGACCCGGATCGGTCTTTCCCTGCCGGAGAGCGCCTACGTCAACGGGATGGAGCAGGCCCGGGAGGTGGTTGCCCAGATCGGGTTCCCCAACATCATCCGTCCCTCCTTCACGCTCGGCGGCACCGGCGGCAACATCGCCTATAATATGGAAGAGTATCTCTCCTATGTGGAATGGGGACTTGATGCCAGTCCGATTGGGCAGATTCTGGTGGAAGAGTCGGTCCTCGGCTGGAAAGAGTTTGAACTGGAGGTAATGCGCGATCGTAAAGACAACGTGGTTATGATCTGTTCCATTGAAAACTTCGATCCCATGGGGGTGCATACCGGAGACAGCATCACCGTGGCGCCGGCCCAGACCCTGACTGACAAGGAATACCAGATCATGCGGGATGCCGGGATTGCCGTAATCCGGGAGATCGGTGTCGATACGGGCGGATCCAATGTTCAATTTGCCGTGAATCCGGAAGACGGTCGCCTGGTGATCATTGAGATGAACCCGCGGGTTTCCCGCTCCTCCGCCCTGGCCTCCAAGGCGACCGGGTTCCCGATTGCCAAGATTGCCGCCAAGCTGGCTGTCGGGTATACCCTCGATGAGATTCAGAACGATATTACACGGGAGACCCCGGCCTCCTTCGAACCGGTTCTCGATTATTGTGTCGTCAAGTTTCCCCGCTTCACCTTTGAGAAATTTCCCCAGGCGGATTCAACCCTGACAACGCAGATGAAATCGGTGGGGGAGGCGATGGCGATCGGGCGGACCTTCAAGGAGGCGATGCAGAAGGCAATCTACTCCATGGAAATTGATAGTGACGGCTTCGAATCATGGAATGCCGATGCCGACAAGATGCGGGAGACGCTCCGTGTTCCCTGTGCCGAGCGGCTTTGGGCCGTCGGCCAGGCCCTCCGGGAGGGAATGGCGATCGAGGAGATCCATGAGCTGACGAAGATCGATCCCTGGTTTCTCGACAATTTGAAAGAGATGATCGCTTTTGAAGATGAGATTCGAAATGCCGCAGCGCTGAAAGACTTGCTCCGGGAGGCCAAGGAGTACGGTTTTTCCGATCGTCGGCTGGCCCTTCTTCGGGGCATGCCGGAAGGGGAGGTCCGGGCGTTGCGCCGGAGCCTCGGGATTGTGCCGACCTTTAAAACCGTCGATACCTGTGCCGCCGAGTTTACAGCCTATACGCCGTACTTTTATTCCACCTATGAGTCGGAGTGTGAGGCGGTCCCCACGGACCGCAAGAAGATCATGATCCTGGGCGGCGGCCCGAACCGAATCGGCCAGGGGATTGAGTTTGACTATTGCTGTGTCCATGCCTCCTTTGCGCTCCAGGAGATCGGTTATGAGACGATCATGGTGAACTGCAACCCGGAAACGGTGAGTACCGATTACGATACTTCGGACCGCCTCTATTTCGAGCCCCTGACTCTGGAACATGTTTTGGAAATCGTCCGGGTGGAGAAGCCCGACGGTGTGATTGTTCAGTACGGCGGTCAGACACCGTTGAAACTGTCCGTCCCGCTGGAGCAAGAGGGGGTGCCGATTATCGGAACTTCCCCGGATGCCATTGATCGTGCGGAAGACCGGGAACGCTTTCAGAGACTGTTGCAAACCCTCGGCTTGCAGCAGCCGCAAAACGGAACCGCCTGTTCTCTGGAGGATGCCCGGTCGATCGCCGAAATAATCGGTTATCCCGTGGTGGTCAGGCCTTCCTATGTCTTGGGAGGGCGGGCGATGATGATCGTCAACAATGAAAAAGAGTTGAGAAACTATATGGCTTCGGCGGTGCAGGCCTCCTCGAAACATCCGGTCCTGATTGACAAGTTTGTCATGGATGCCATTGAAATCGATGTCGATGCCGTCTCCGACGGAAAGGATGTGGTAATCGGCGGGATCATGGAACATATCGAAGAGGCCGGCGTTCATTCCGGCGATTCCGCCTGTTCTCTTCCTCCGTACTCTCTCGACAAGGGTCTTCTCGACGAGATCCGGCGGCAGACCGTCGCCCTGGCCCGGGAACTCCATGTCGTGGGGCTGATGAATATCCAGTTTGCCGTGCAGGGGGGGCGGATCTTCGTCCTGGAAGTCAATCCACGGGCCTCCCGCACCATTCCCTTCGTCAGCAAGGCGATCGGCGTCCCCCTGGCGAAGTTAGGTGCAAAAGTCATGGCCGGTATGACCTTGTCCGAACTCGGGTTTACCGAGGAAAAAAAGATTGATTATGTTTGCGTCAAAGAGGCGGTCTTCCCGTTTTTGAAGTTCCCCGGGGTTGATACGCTCCTCAGCCCGGAGATGAAATCCACGGGGGAGGTCATGGGGATTGACCGACGGTTCGGAAATGCCTTTGCCAAGGCGCAGATCGGGTCTGGTACGTATCTGCCCCATGAGGGAAATATTTTTATCAGTGTCCGGGACCGGGACAAGGAACCGCTTCTGAGAACGGCTCGAAAATTGATCCGTCTCGGTTTTATGATCATTGCCACCCGGGGTACGGCGCAATATCTTCAAGGGCACGGGATTCCCAGCGAGGTTGTGAACAAGGTGAAGGAGGGGAGGCCCCACATCGTGGACCGGATCAAGAACCGGGAGATCGCACTGGTGATCAACACCCCGACCGGTACGGCGGCGGCCAAGCTGGATTCCTTTTCGATCCGGCGTACGGCCCTGACCTACGGTGTCCCCTATTTCACGACCGTCGCCGGTGCACGGGAAGCGGTAAATGGAATCGAGGCGATTCTGGAGAATGAAATGCATGTCCTGCCGATTCAGGATTATCACAACATCTAA
- a CDS encoding radical SAM protein, with protein MTKSPARYCELSETDFLERIEKARALMGPACRLCPEKCGVDRRAGETGACGADDQLRIASADLHFGEEPPISGRRGSGTIFVTHCNLACVYCQNYPISQSGNGVETNPAALAEIMLRLQEQGAHNINWVTPTHAVPHLLAGLRPARAGGLTIPIVYNSSGYDDVETLQLLEGIVDIYLTDMRYSDGGNARRYSGASDYPEVNRRAVIEMHRQVGDLKLDEAGIARTGLLIRHLVLPGGISGTEAIMRFLAADLSPCTYVSLMSQYFPAYKATGIPEIARRITPEEYDEAKTIMERYGLTQGWVQELE; from the coding sequence ATGACAAAAAGCCCTGCCCGATATTGCGAGCTGAGTGAAACCGATTTTTTGGAACGGATCGAAAAGGCCCGGGCGCTGATGGGGCCTGCCTGTCGTCTTTGTCCTGAAAAATGCGGCGTGGACCGACGGGCGGGTGAAACGGGTGCCTGCGGAGCGGATGATCAGTTACGAATTGCAAGCGCCGATCTTCATTTTGGTGAGGAACCTCCGATCTCCGGTCGGCGGGGTTCGGGGACGATCTTTGTCACGCACTGCAATCTTGCCTGTGTCTATTGCCAGAATTATCCGATCAGCCAGAGCGGAAACGGTGTGGAGACAAACCCGGCGGCCCTGGCGGAGATAATGCTTCGGCTGCAGGAGCAGGGCGCCCACAATATTAACTGGGTGACCCCCACGCATGCAGTCCCGCACCTGTTGGCCGGGCTCAGACCGGCAAGGGCCGGGGGGCTTACAATCCCCATTGTCTATAACAGCAGCGGCTATGATGACGTGGAGACCCTTCAGCTATTGGAAGGGATCGTCGACATCTACCTGACGGACATGCGTTACAGCGACGGCGGCAATGCCCGGCGATACTCCGGAGCGTCCGATTACCCGGAGGTAAACCGCCGGGCCGTCATCGAGATGCACCGGCAGGTGGGGGATCTGAAACTTGACGAAGCGGGGATCGCCCGGACGGGATTATTGATACGTCATCTTGTGCTTCCCGGCGGAATCTCCGGTACGGAGGCGATCATGCGGTTTCTGGCGGCGGATCTTTCTCCATGCACCTATGTCAGTCTCATGAGCCAGTATTTTCCCGCCTACAAAGCGACGGGGATTCCGGAGATCGCTCGAAGGATTACGCCCGAAGAGTATGACGAGGCGAAGACGATTATGGAACGTTACGGACTGACGCAGGGGTGGGTACAGGAGTTGGAATAG
- the carA gene encoding glutamine-hydrolyzing carbamoyl-phosphate synthase small subunit, with protein sequence MKKAMLALADGRVFAGRSFGAEGETAGEIIFNTSMMGYQEILTDPSYEGQIVTMTYPLIGNVGVNPEDTESGRPYAAGFVVKEGSRISSNWRSEGSLHAYLADHGIVGIQGVDTRALTRHIRDCGAQQGIISTVDLDRNSLAARAGKLPSMAGQDLVSKVTCREAYDWQEAEWDLETGYRSAPTARFHVAVFDFGIKRNILRILSGLGCRLTVLPATTSSAEVRALSPDGIFLSNGPGDPEPVTYAVETIRELIGVKPIFGICLGHQLLGRALGGKTYKLKFGHHGGNQPVMDLSTRKVEITSQNHGFAVDVESLQSAGGEVELTHINLNDRTVEGLRHRTYSAFSVQYHPESSPGPHDSRYLFGRFLEMMEQK encoded by the coding sequence ATGAAGAAGGCAATGTTAGCCCTGGCGGATGGAAGGGTTTTCGCGGGCAGATCCTTCGGGGCCGAAGGAGAGACTGCCGGAGAGATTATTTTCAATACCTCCATGATGGGTTATCAGGAGATCCTGACCGATCCTTCCTACGAGGGACAGATCGTGACCATGACCTATCCCTTGATCGGAAATGTCGGGGTCAATCCCGAAGATACGGAGTCCGGCAGGCCTTATGCCGCAGGGTTTGTGGTGAAGGAGGGAAGCCGGATTTCCAGTAACTGGCGGTCGGAAGGTTCCCTCCATGCCTATCTTGCGGACCACGGGATCGTCGGGATCCAGGGGGTGGATACCCGGGCGCTGACCCGGCACATCCGTGATTGCGGCGCTCAGCAGGGGATCATCTCGACGGTGGATCTCGACCGGAACTCCCTGGCGGCACGGGCCGGAAAACTCCCTTCCATGGCGGGGCAGGACCTTGTGAGCAAAGTGACCTGTCGTGAAGCCTATGACTGGCAGGAGGCGGAGTGGGATCTGGAAACGGGATACCGTTCCGCACCGACGGCCCGTTTCCATGTGGCGGTTTTCGACTTCGGTATTAAACGGAATATTCTCCGTATCCTCTCGGGGTTGGGCTGCCGTCTCACGGTTCTTCCGGCAACAACGTCCTCGGCCGAGGTCAGGGCACTTTCGCCGGACGGGATCTTTCTATCCAACGGTCCCGGCGATCCGGAGCCGGTGACCTATGCCGTGGAGACGATCCGGGAACTCATAGGCGTGAAACCGATCTTCGGGATCTGCCTGGGACATCAACTTCTCGGAAGGGCGTTGGGGGGCAAAACCTACAAGCTGAAGTTCGGTCATCATGGTGGGAACCAGCCGGTCATGGATCTGTCCACCCGTAAGGTCGAAATCACTTCCCAGAATCACGGATTTGCCGTCGATGTGGAATCGTTGCAGTCGGCGGGGGGAGAGGTGGAGCTGACCCACATCAATCTGAATGACCGGACCGTGGAAGGTCTGAGGCACCGGACGTATTCCGCCTTTTCCGTGCAATATCATCCGGAATCTTCTCCCGGTCCCCATGACTCCCGCTACCTCTTCGGTCGTTTTCTTGAAATGATGGAGCAGAAATAA
- a CDS encoding dihydroorotase, giving the protein MSLIIKGGRIIDPANGRDGKGDLVIDKGRILQIGKDLAGNHAIDAEGLWVVPGLIDMHVHFREPGYEYKETIETGCRSAAAGGFTAVACMPNTDPVNDNGSVTDFILTRARSAAVSVHPVGAITRRSDGEELAEIGDMAEMGIVALSDDGRPVMNGRVMRCAMEYAGTFGLPVITHAEDLTICTDGVMHEGAVSTRLGLRGIPSASEESMVERDILLAELTGAVLHVAHVSAEGTVKRIREAKSRGVKVTAEVTPHHLSLTHESLTGYDTNLKVNPPLRREKDRQALIAGLADGTIDAVASDHAPHNIAEKEVEFDRAAFGMVGLETSLPLLLQLVHEGWLTPAQLVDRMSVAPARILKLQGGSLSEGRAADVTLIDPDLLFTVDAARFRSLSFNTPFAGRKLKGKAVCTLVRGKVVYSDPLMKGRR; this is encoded by the coding sequence GTGAGTCTGATCATCAAGGGTGGAAGAATTATCGACCCGGCAAACGGGAGAGACGGAAAAGGCGATCTTGTCATCGACAAAGGCCGCATCCTGCAAATCGGGAAAGATCTTGCCGGGAATCATGCGATCGACGCGGAAGGGTTGTGGGTGGTGCCGGGACTGATTGATATGCATGTCCACTTTCGGGAGCCGGGATACGAATACAAGGAAACGATTGAAACGGGTTGTCGCTCCGCCGCTGCAGGCGGGTTCACGGCCGTGGCCTGTATGCCGAATACTGACCCGGTCAACGATAATGGATCGGTCACCGATTTTATACTGACCCGTGCCCGATCCGCCGCTGTTTCCGTCCATCCAGTGGGTGCGATCACTCGAAGGTCGGACGGGGAAGAACTTGCCGAGATCGGTGACATGGCGGAGATGGGAATTGTGGCGCTCAGTGATGATGGCCGGCCGGTGATGAACGGTCGGGTCATGCGCTGTGCCATGGAGTATGCCGGCACATTCGGTCTCCCCGTGATTACCCATGCGGAGGACCTTACGATCTGCACCGACGGTGTGATGCACGAGGGGGCGGTCTCGACCCGTCTCGGACTTCGGGGGATCCCTTCTGCGTCGGAAGAGAGTATGGTGGAACGGGATATCCTGCTGGCGGAGTTGACCGGCGCCGTCCTTCATGTGGCTCACGTCAGTGCAGAGGGAACGGTGAAAAGGATCCGTGAGGCCAAGTCGCGGGGGGTTAAGGTGACGGCTGAAGTAACGCCGCATCATCTGAGTCTTACCCATGAGTCGCTCACCGGTTATGATACGAACCTGAAGGTTAATCCGCCGTTGCGCCGTGAGAAAGACCGGCAGGCGCTGATCGCAGGTCTGGCGGACGGAACGATCGATGCCGTTGCGTCCGATCACGCCCCCCATAATATCGCCGAAAAGGAAGTGGAATTCGACCGGGCGGCCTTTGGTATGGTCGGTCTGGAAACCTCTCTCCCGCTCTTGTTGCAACTGGTTCATGAGGGGTGGTTGACTCCGGCGCAACTTGTAGACCGAATGTCCGTCGCACCGGCCCGGATTCTCAAACTGCAGGGAGGTTCCCTGAGTGAAGGGAGGGCTGCGGATGTCACCCTGATCGATCCCGATCTTCTCTTTACCGTGGATGCGGCCCGATTCCGTTCGCTCAGTTTCAACACCCCCTTTGCGGGCCGGAAGCTGAAAGGCAAAGCGGTCTGTACGCTGGTACGGGGGAAGGTAGTTTACTCGGATCCTCTCATGAAGGGGCGGCGATGA